The stretch of DNA CTCCAAGCCGGTGGTCTCCTACATCGCCGGCGTGACCGCCCCTCCGGGCAAGCGCATGGGCCACGCCGGTGCGATCATCGCCGGCGGCAAGGGCACCGCAGACGAGAAGTTCGCCGCCCTGGAGGCCGCGGGCGTCAAGACCGTGCGCTCCCTGGCCGAGATCGGCGATGCCCTGAAGGCCGCGACCGGCTGGTAAGAAAGCTGCGCTGTCTCAGGCATGACCTTCTTCAAGGGCACCTTCGGGTGCCCTTGTTGTTTGTGGCGTTCGATTTCCTGCTATCCCGCTCTCAACTTTCGTGTGGCGACCCGCCTGTCGGTGGGTCGTTTTTGATTGTCCGAGTCTTGACTATTGTCCCGGTTGGCCCATCATGACATCCATATGCCATCCATGTGGATGGCATATGGATGTCATGGGGATGGTGAATAACGTCAGGAGTGTTCCGCTCTTGGGACAACGAGGCATAACGCATGAGCTTACATGAACTGCGCCGCAAGACCGGCGAGTCCAGCGAGAAGGTCACCATCAATCTGGGCGTCGTCGACCTGGGGCAGATCGATCTGCTGGTCCAGGAAGGGTTCTATTCCAATCGCACCGATCTGATCCGCACGGCCATCCGTAACCAGTTGGCGACCCATGCCGAGGTGGTCAGGGATACCGTGACCCGCAAGGCCTTCGTGTTGGGGCTCGAGCATTACAGCCGCACGGATCTGGAAACCCTGAAGTCGGCGGGAGAGACGTTACAGATTCAGGTCCTGGGCCTGGCCAGCATTGCCGACGACGTATCACCGGAGCTTGCGCGCGCCACCATCGAGTCTGTGGTCGTGTTGGGCGCCCTGCATGCCAGCGCGGCGGTCAAGGCTGCCCTGGCGGATCGAATCCACTGAATCATTGAATAGGGCCATTGACCATGATCGACGCCACCATGACGCGACGAATGGAAGAAGCGACGCGGCTCACGCGCGCCGGCAAGTTAAAAGAGGCCATGGCCATCATCCAGGGCGCCGTGCCCGAGGCGAGGGGCGGGGAAACGCCGGACGAACCGGACCGTGGGGGCAATATCTTCGAGGGGACCTGCCAGATCATCGACGAGGATATGACGGTGTCGAGGCCAGCGTCCGCTGAGCCGGCAACTGATCGGACCAGTGAACCGTCAGCAGGAGCGGCGTCATCTTCCGCGTTTGGCCACTTTCGACAGACGACCACTGGGCCATTCCCGAGCGGCGATATCGGTCTGCCTGCTGCATGGCGCGACAAGTGGCGTCAGTTCCGTGAGCGCGCGGCACAGCCCGAGCAGGCGCGCGGAGCCACCGAGGTAGCGGGGCCTGGCATGTTCACCGTCGGGTGCTTTACCAATCATGTCGGCACGCGCGATTACAAGCTGTATCTCCCCAGCGGCTATCATGGGCAGGCACTACCGCTGGTGGTCATGCTGCATGGCTGCACGCAGGATCCCGATGACTTTGCTGCCGGGACCAACATGAACCGGCTGGCCGAAGACCAGCTGTGTTGCGTGCTCTATCCGGCCCAGCCGATGACCGCCAACAGTTCGAAGTGCTGGAACTGGTTCAGGGCCGAAGATCAACAGCGCGAGGGCGGTGAGCCAGCGATCATTGCCGGCATGACCCGCCAGGTAATCGACACGCACGGGCTCGATGCGAGGCGAGTCTATGTGGCCGGACTCTCGGCGGGTGCGGCCATGGCAACGACACTGGCGATGACCTATCCGGACCTCTTTGCGGCGGTGGGCGTCCATTCCGGGCTGCCCCACGGCGTGGCGCAGAGTCTCCCCGATGCTCTGGGGGCGATGCAGGGAGGCACGGGCCCCCTGGGTGGCAGCGTGGCGCGTGAATCCGGGTGGGCGTCGGAGGTGCCGGCTATCATCTTTCATGGTGACCGTGACACGACCGTGCACCCCGGCAATGCGGATCGCGTTGCCGCCCAGTATGCCGCGTCGCGTCATGCTGGTGAGACGGCAAGTCACAGTAAGGGCAACGCCAGGGTAACGGTGGAGCAGGGGCAGGTTGCCAACGGCCATGCCTATACGCGTACCACGCATCATGATGCGAAGGGCGAGCCGCGCCTGGAGCAGTGGCGAGTGCAGGGCGCGGGTCACGCCTGGTCGGGAGGGAGTGCGCATGGAAGCTATGCCGACCCCAAGGGCCCCGATGCCGCGAAGGAAATGCTTCGCTTCTTCTATCGCCATCGGCAGGACGAACGTGGCGGGAGCTGAGGCGCCACTCGGTGGGCGTTGAGAGTCCTCTGGCAAAGTCCGCTAGCATGGTTTAACGCTCGATGCACCAAGGAGACAGGGCAATGGCAAAGGTTCCCGCCGCCTACCAAGCCACCCGGGGCTCGATCCTCGACGTCGATCGAGACTTCTACGCGCGGCTGACCGACCCGGCCGCCCGCACCCGGGTCGAGGCGCTCACCGTGCCGATCCGGGAGGGCCTGGCCTGGCGGGTCCCGGCCGGCCACGTGCTGCGGCTGTCGACGCTGGAAGGCCCTCAGGTCGGCGACCTGAACCTGTGGAGCCTGCACAACCCCCGTGAGCGCTTCTGGGCCTCGCGTACCCGCCAGCTGCAGCGGGCCCATGTCTCGACCTTCGATCGCCTGTGGTCGACGCTACCCTACCTGCGGCCCATGGCGACGATCATCGACGATACCCTGGCCGGCTATGGCGTCGATGGCAGTGGCGTGGACGAGGAGGGCGGGCGTGTGCATGACCTCCTGGGCACCCGCTGCGACCCCTACGTCAACCGCCTGCTCACCGGCGAGGATTTCGACCACCACTGCCATTCCAACCTGGTGCGGGCGGTGGCGCCCTTCGGGCTCACCGAGTTCGATGTCCACGATGTCCTCAATGTCTTCCAGTGCACGGGCCTCAACGACGATGACCAGTATTTCATGAAGGCCTGCCCGGCCCGGGAGGGCGATCACCTGGAGCTGTTCGCCGAGATCGATCTGCTGTGTGCGCTCTCCTGCTGTCCCGGGGGCGATCTCTCGGTGGACCTGTGGGGTCCGAATGCCCGGGATCCCCTGGCGACCTGCCACCCCATCGGCGTGGAGGTGTACCGCCTCGATCCGTCGCGGCTCGAGGGCTGGCAGCCGCCGGGGTATGCGCCCTATCGGGGCGGGCATGGGCTGCACGGCCCCGCCATCGACTGGGCGGCGGAGAAGCGTCGGCGGTTCGGGGTGGAGTGAGGCCCCGAATGACAACGCCCCGGCACGGGGCCGGGGCGCGGAGGGGGCGGGCGTGAGCCAGCGGCCTCAGTCGGCGGGGCGACCCACCAGCGAGCGGGTCTCCTCGCGGGCCTCGGTCAGCACCACGCGGATGACGTCGCCGAGCTTGAAGCGTTCCTCATCCTCGATGTGGATACGCCCGTCCTTGTCGTCGATCGCCACCTTCTTGCGGTCGCTGTGCATCATCGGGGCGGGGATGAAGGCGGTGGCGCCGTTGGCGGTCAGGCGCACCCGCATGCCGCCGCGGTTGACGGCGATGATCTCGGCCTCGAAGGTCTCCTGGGCCTCGGCGGCCGGGCTCAGGTAGCGCACATAGAGCCAGTCCTTGACGTCGCGCTCGGCCATGCGGTTCAGCCGGCGGCGTTCGGTGAGCTGCTCGGTCAGCGCCTGGCTGGCCTCGGCCGGGGCCTGCTCGCCCTTGAGCACCCGCTTGATCAGGCGGTGGTTGACCATGTCGCCGTACTTGCGGATCGGCGAGGTCCAGGTGGCGTAGGCGGCGAGGCCCAGGCCGAAGTGCGGGCCGGGCTGGGCCGACATGCTGGTGAAGCCCTGGAAGCGGCGCAGGCGGGCGTCCAGCCAGGCGTCGTCGCGGCCCTCGAGCTCGCGCTTGAGCTCCGTGTAGCGCGACAGCTCGGTGAGCTGCTCGCGCTCCACCTGGATGTCCTGGTCGGCCAGGAACTCCTGGGCGGCCTCGGCCTTCTCGGGCTCGAAGGCGCGATGCACGTTGAAGATGCCGTGGCCGACGTGCTCGGCGAGCAGGTGCGCGCAGCAGGCGTTGGCCGCGATCATCGACTCCTCGATCATGCGGTTGGCGATGCGCCGATGCTCGGTGCGGATGTCCAGCACGTTGCCGGCGTCGTCCAGGTCGAAGACGAAGTCGGGACGGTCCTTGAAAACCAGGGCGTGGGCGGCGCGCCAGGCGCTGCGGGCCTCGGTCATGGCCTGAAGGGACTTGAGCTGCTCGGCGATCGCCTCGTCCGGCGTCCAGTCGCCCTGGCCCTCGCACCAGTCGGAGACCCGGTCGTAGGCGAGCTTGGCATGGGAGCGCGCGGTGGCGGCGAAGAATCGGTAGTCGCCCAGGCTGCCGTCGGCGCCGACCTCCAGGGTGCAGGCCAGCACCGGCCGGTCCTGGTCCTGCCACAGCGAACAGAGGTCGTCGGCCAGCTGCTCGGGCAGCATGGTGACGTTCTGGCCCGGCAGGTAGACGGTGAAGGCGCGGGTCCGTGCCTCCAGGTCCGCGGCATGGCCCTCCTCCACGTAGGCGGTGGGATCGGCGATGGCCACGGTCAGCGACCAGCCGCCGTCCTCGCGGGGGCGGATGCGCAGGGCATCGTCCATGTCGCGGGTCTTCTCGCCGTCGATGGTGAAGAAGGGCTCGGCGGTCAGGTCCTCGCGCTCGAGGCCCTCGTCGCGCAGCGGCCAGTCGTCGCCGGCATCCGGGCACTCCTGCTCGAGTGCATGGCGGGCCAGGGTCACGCGCCACGGCACGGCG from Halomonas aestuarii encodes:
- a CDS encoding extracellular catalytic domain type 1 short-chain-length polyhydroxyalkanoate depolymerase gives rise to the protein MIDATMTRRMEEATRLTRAGKLKEAMAIIQGAVPEARGGETPDEPDRGGNIFEGTCQIIDEDMTVSRPASAEPATDRTSEPSAGAASSSAFGHFRQTTTGPFPSGDIGLPAAWRDKWRQFRERAAQPEQARGATEVAGPGMFTVGCFTNHVGTRDYKLYLPSGYHGQALPLVVMLHGCTQDPDDFAAGTNMNRLAEDQLCCVLYPAQPMTANSSKCWNWFRAEDQQREGGEPAIIAGMTRQVIDTHGLDARRVYVAGLSAGAAMATTLAMTYPDLFAAVGVHSGLPHGVAQSLPDALGAMQGGTGPLGGSVARESGWASEVPAIIFHGDRDTTVHPGNADRVAAQYAASRHAGETASHSKGNARVTVEQGQVANGHAYTRTTHHDAKGEPRLEQWRVQGAGHAWSGGSAHGSYADPKGPDAAKEMLRFFYRHRQDERGGS
- a CDS encoding urea carboxylase-associated family protein — protein: MAKVPAAYQATRGSILDVDRDFYARLTDPAARTRVEALTVPIREGLAWRVPAGHVLRLSTLEGPQVGDLNLWSLHNPRERFWASRTRQLQRAHVSTFDRLWSTLPYLRPMATIIDDTLAGYGVDGSGVDEEGGRVHDLLGTRCDPYVNRLLTGEDFDHHCHSNLVRAVAPFGLTEFDVHDVLNVFQCTGLNDDDQYFMKACPAREGDHLELFAEIDLLCALSCCPGGDLSVDLWGPNARDPLATCHPIGVEVYRLDPSRLEGWQPPGYAPYRGGHGLHGPAIDWAAEKRRRFGVE
- a CDS encoding CopG family transcriptional regulator; translated protein: MSLHELRRKTGESSEKVTINLGVVDLGQIDLLVQEGFYSNRTDLIRTAIRNQLATHAEVVRDTVTRKAFVLGLEHYSRTDLETLKSAGETLQIQVLGLASIADDVSPELARATIESVVVLGALHASAAVKAALADRIH
- a CDS encoding exoribonuclease II, whose product is MLQNNSALAQLKQQMRDNTPRVEGVIKATDRGFGFLETDDGDSYFVPPPAMKQVLHGDRVSAILHEEGDKKSVEPDTLIETGMERFIARVQKRDGRLAVVPDHPSMNNALKARIKRSLDEASIADGDWVVARLVRHPLKPDDRAFFTQIDELVAKTDDPAVPWRVTLARHALEQECPDAGDDWPLRDEGLEREDLTAEPFFTIDGEKTRDMDDALRIRPREDGGWSLTVAIADPTAYVEEGHAADLEARTRAFTVYLPGQNVTMLPEQLADDLCSLWQDQDRPVLACTLEVGADGSLGDYRFFAATARSHAKLAYDRVSDWCEGQGDWTPDEAIAEQLKSLQAMTEARSAWRAAHALVFKDRPDFVFDLDDAGNVLDIRTEHRRIANRMIEESMIAANACCAHLLAEHVGHGIFNVHRAFEPEKAEAAQEFLADQDIQVEREQLTELSRYTELKRELEGRDDAWLDARLRRFQGFTSMSAQPGPHFGLGLAAYATWTSPIRKYGDMVNHRLIKRVLKGEQAPAEASQALTEQLTERRRLNRMAERDVKDWLYVRYLSPAAEAQETFEAEIIAVNRGGMRVRLTANGATAFIPAPMMHSDRKKVAIDDKDGRIHIEDEERFKLGDVIRVVLTEAREETRSLVGRPAD